A DNA window from Pyrus communis chromosome 3, drPyrComm1.1, whole genome shotgun sequence contains the following coding sequences:
- the LOC137730234 gene encoding NAC domain-containing protein 82-like, protein MGKGKSSLSPGFRFSPTDVELVQYYLKRKVMGKRLPYNFVAEVDIHKYAPWDLPEKSSWQSGDLKWYFFCPTERKYPTGARAKRTTEYGYWKATGNDRSVLYNGEVAGKIKTLIFHTGQAPKGERTDWVMHEYRLESKDLANRGVPQESYVLCTIFQKEGPGPKNGAQYGAPLMEEDWSDDEAENCSEAVPHANMPEPNLVPPSNYNSSTTTSTYSHGSMHIRPSSESCISDVVQLSCHVPQLVSSNHATVEEPHTSNDDDILSILACFSEESPSLIKENEKNEELGNVVRIGNASATPHVVSDDIYVTLGDLGKVARVGEDGCSFSSLPNSVCDTGQMPLGDDGQYLELDDLGEQFNYHDSTHTRPPPIFGEPQTLLEEMPFQDETS, encoded by the exons ATGGGGAAAGGGAAATCATCGTTGTCTCCTGGTTTTCGGTTTTCTCCAACTGATGTAGAGCTTGTACAATATTATTTGAAGAGGAAAGTAATGGGGAAAAGACTCCCTTATAACTTTGTTGCAGAGGTCGACATTCATAAGTATGCTCCTTGGGATCTTCCAG aaaaatctAGCTGGCAAAGTGGAGATTTAAAATGGTACTTCTTTTGTCCGACAGAAAGGAAGTATCCAACTGGGGCTAGAGCGAAACGTACAACTGAATATGGGTACTGGAAGGCCACGGGAAATGACAGATCTGTTCTTTACAATGGTGAAGTTGCAGGAAAGATAAAAACATTGATTTTTCATACAGGTCAAGCTCCAAAAGGAGAGCGAACAGACTGGGTTATGCATGAGTATAGGCTTGAATCTAAGGACCTAGCTAATCGTGGCGTGCCTCAG GAATCGTATGTGCTCTGTACAATTTTTCAAAAAGAAGGGCCAGGGCCAAAAAATGGTGCACAATATGGTGCGCCCCTTATGGAGGAAGACTGGAGTGATGATGAGGCTGAAAATTGTTCAGAAGCAGTCCCACATGCAAATATGCCTGAACCAAACCTTGTGCCGCCGAGTAACTACAATAGTTCCACCACTACTAGCACGTATTCCCATGGAAGTATGCACATACGTCCTTCATCTGAATCGTGCATATCAGATGTTGTACAACTTTCTTGCCATGTTCCCCAACTGGTTTCCAGTAATCATGCTACAGTTGAGGAGCCTCATACTTCCAATGATGATGATATCCTGTCAATATTGGCTTGCTTCTCGGAAGAAAGCCCTTCCTTAAtcaaagaaaacgaaaaaaatgAG GAGCTTGGTAATGTTGTTCGTATTGGAAATGCTAGCGCTACACCTCACGTCGTTAGTGATGATATTTACGTCACTTTAGGAGATTTGGGCAAGGTGGCTAGAGTAGGTGAAGATGGATGTAGTTTCTCCAGTTTGCCTAATTCTGTCTGTGATACGGGTCAAATGCCGCTAGGTGACGATGGGCAATATTTGGAGCTGGATGATCTTGGCGAACAATTTAATTACCATGATTCTACGCACACTCGGCCTCCTCCTATCTTCGGTGAGCCTCAAACTTTGCTGGAAGAGATGCCTTTTCAGGATGAGACCAGTTGA
- the LOC137727384 gene encoding cellulose synthase A catalytic subunit 2 [UDP-forming]-like gives MDTKGRLIAGSHNRNEFVLINADEVSRVTSVKELSGQICQICGDEIEITVDGEPFVACNECAFPVCRSCYEYERREGNQACPQCKTRYKRIKGSQRVEGDEEEDDIDDLENEFDIASNERRDPHSIAEAVLAARLNIGRGSHVNGSGISTPAEFDSASIASEIPLLTYGQEDVGIASDKHALIVPPFMSRGKRVHPMPSSDSFMSFPPRPMDPKKDLAVYGYGTVAWKERMEDWKKKQNEKLQVVKHQGGNNGGDNNGEPDDPDLPKMDEGRQPLSRKLPISSSKINPYRMVILLRLTVLGLFFHYRILHPVNNAYGLWLTSIICEIWFAMSWILDQFPKWYPIERETYLDRLSLRYEKEGKPSELADLDVFVSTVDPMKEPPLITANTVLSILAVDYPVDKVACYVSDDGAAMLTFEALSETSEFARKWVPFCKKFSIEPRAPEWYFAQKVDYLRDKVDPTFVRERRAIKREYEEFKVRINLLVATAQKVPEEGWTMQDGTPWPGNNVRDHPGMIQVFLGQNGVRDVEGNELPRLVYVSREKRPGFDHHKKAGAMNSLVRVSAIISNAPYILNVDCDHYINNSKALREAMCFMMDPQSGKKICYVQFPQRFDGIDLHDRYSNRNVVFFDINMKGLDGIQGPIYVGTGCVFRRQALYGYDAPTKKKPPGKTCNCWPKWCCMCCGSRKKNKKSKSNDKKKKTKDTSKQIHALENIQEGIEGIDNEKSSLIPQIKFEKKFGQSPVFIASTLMEDGGVPKGTSSASLLKEAIHVISCGYEDKSEWGKEVGWIYGSVTEDILTGFKMHCHGWRSVYCMPKRPAFKGSAPINLSDRLHQVLRWALGSVEILLSRHCPIWYGYGCGLKWLERFSYINSVVYPLTSIPLLAYCSLPAVCLLTGKFIVPEISNYASILFMALFLSIAATSVLEMQWGHVGIHDWWRNEQFWVIGGASSHFFALIQGLLKVLGGVNTNFTVTSKAADDGEFSDLYLFKWTSLLIPPMSLLIINIIGVVVGVSDAINNGYETWGPLFGRLFFAIWVIVHLYPFLKGLVGRQERLPTIIVVWSILLASIFSLLWVRINPFVSKGGIVLEVCGLDCN, from the exons ATGGATACCAAAGGAAGACTTATTGCAGGTTCTCACAACAGGAATGAGTTTGTTCTCATCAATGCTGATGAGGTTTCAAGA GTAACATCTGTTAAAGAACTGAGTGGGCAGATTTGCCAGATCTGTGGAGATGAGATTGAGATTACAGTGGATGGGGAGCCATTTGTTGCTTGCAATGAATGTGCATTCCCCGTTTGCAGATCTTGCTATGAGTATGAAAGGCGCGAGGGCAATCAAGCTTGCCCGCAATGCAAAACCCGATACAAGCGCATCAAAG GGAGTCAAAGAGTTGAAGGcgacgaagaagaggatgaCATTGATGATTTGGAGAATGAGTTTGATATTGCTAGCAATGAGAGGAGGGATCCTCACAGCATTGCAGAGGCAGTGCTGGCTGCTCGCCTTAACATTGGAAGGGGTTCGCATGTCAACGGTTCCGGGATTAGCACACCAGCAGAGTTTGACTCTGCCTCCATTGCCTCCGAGATCCCTCTGCTGACCTATGGCCAAGAG GATGTTGGAATTGCCTCTGATAAGCATGCTCTTATTGTTCCCCCATTTATGAGTCGCGGAAAACGGGTTCATCCAATGCCATCTTCTGATTCCTTTATGTCCT TTCCACCGAGGCCAATGGATCCTAAGAAAGACTTAGCTGTGTATGGTTATGGAACTGTTGCTTGGAAGGAGAGAATGGAGGACTGGAAGAAGAAGCAAAATGAGAAACTTCAAGTGGTGAAGCACCAAGGAGGAAATAATGGTGGAGACAATAACGGAGAACCAGATGATCCCGATTTACCAAA GATGGATGAAGGCAGGCAGCCGCTTTCGAGGAAGTTGCCTATTTCTTCTAGCAAGATAAATCCTTATAGGATGGTAATCTTACTCCGTCTTACAGTTCTTGGCCTCTTTTTTCACTATAGAATTCTCCACCCGGTCAACAATGCCTATGGACTCTGGTTAACTTCTATAATATGTGAGATTTGGTTTGCCATGTCATGGATATTGGATCAGTTTCCTAAGTGGTATCCAATTGAGAGAGAAACGTACCTTGATCGATTATCATTGAG GTATGAGAAGGAAGGGAAGCCATCTGAGTTGGCTGATCTAGATGTGTTTGTTAGTACTGTTGATCCTATGAAGGAACCTCCACTTATCACAGCAAACACGGTCCTGTCCATCCTTGCCGTAGATTATCCAGTTGACAAAGTTGCATGTTACGTATCAGATGATGGTGCTGCAATGCTTACTTTTGAAGCCCTCTCAGAGACATCTGAGTTCGCACGAAAGTGGGTTCCATTCTGCAAGAAGTTCAGCATTGAACCCCGTGCCCCAGAGTGGTATTTTGCTCAAAAAGTTGACTATCTGAGAGACAAAGTCGATCCGACATTTGTCAGGGAACGTCGAGCCATTAAG AGGGAGTATGAAGAGTTCAAAGTTCGGATAAATTTGTTGGTTGCAACAGCACAGAAGGTTCCTGAGGAGGGTTGGACAATGCAGGACGGGACTCCATGGCCTGGAAATAATGTCAGGGATCATCCAGGGATGATTCAG GTTTTCCTTGGTCAAAATGGTGTTCGTGATGTAGAAGGAAATGAATTACCACGTCTTGTTTATGTGTCTCGTGAGAAGAGACCGGGTTTTGATCACCACAAGAAAGCTGGAGCTATGAATTCCTTG GTGCGGGTATCAGCAATCATCTCAAATGCTCCTTATATACTGAATGTTGATTGTGATCACTACATAAACAACAGCAAAGCTCTTCGTGAAGCAATGTGCTTCATGATGGACCCCCAATCAGGAAAGAAGATCTGTTATGTACAATTTCCTCAAAGATTTGATGGGATTGATCTTCACGATAGATACTCAAATCGCAACGTTGTATTCTTTGAT ATCAATATGAAAGGTTTAGATGGGATCCAAGGGCCCATTTATGTCGGAACCGGGTGTGTCTTCCGAAGGCAGGCACTCTACGGATATGATGCTCCTACCAAGAAAAAACCACCAGGGAAGACTTGCAATTGTTGGCCAAAATGGTGCTGCATGTGTTGTGGATCTagaaagaagaacaagaaatccaagtcaaatgataaaaagaagaagaccaAGGATACCTCAAAGCAGATACATGCACTAGAAAATATTCAAGAGGGAATTGAAG GAATAGATAATGAGAAGTCATCCCTGATTCCCcaaataaaatttgagaaaaagttTGGACAGTCGCCAGTTTTCATTGCTTCAACACTTATGGAAGACGGTGGAGTTCCAAAGGGAACAAGTTCTGCATCACTCTTGAAGGAAGCCATCCATGTCATTAGCTGTGGCTATGAAGATAAATCAGAATGGGGGAAAGAG GTTGGGTGGATCTATGGTTCTGTTACAGAGGATATCCTAACGGGCTTCAAGATGCATTGCCATGGCTGGCGATCTGTGTATTGCATGCCCAAGAGGCCTGCATTCAAGGGTTCTGCTCCTATTAATCTTTCAGATCGGCTTCACCAGGTGCTTCGGTGGGCTTTGGGATCTGTTGAAATTTTGTTGAGCAGGCATTGCCCTATTTGGTATGGATACGGATGTGGTTTGAAATGGTTGGAGCGCTTTTCTTATATAAACTCGGTTGTTTATCCTTTGACATCCATCCCCTTGCTTGCCTACTGTTCCTTGCCAGCTGTCTGTCTCCTTACTGGGAAATTTATTGTCCCTGAG ATTAGCAACTATGCCAGTATCCTTTTTATGGCTCTCTTCTTGTCCATTGCTGCAACGAGCGTACTCGAGATGCAGTGGGGACATGTTGGCATCCACGACTGGTGGAGGAATGAACAGTTCTGGGTGATTGGTGGTGCATCATCACACTTCTTCGCACTCATCCAGGGTCTGCTCAaggttttgggtggtgttaACACAAACTTCACTGTCACATCCAAAGCAGCAGATGACGGAGAGTTTTCCGACCTATACCTCTTCAAGTGGACATCACTTTTGATCCCGCCCATGAGCTTATTGATCATAAACATAATTGGAGTCGTAGTTGGAGTTTCGGATGCCATCAACAATGGTTATGAAACATGGGGTCCTCTCTTTGGTAGGCTGTTCTTTGCCATTTGGGTCATCGTCCATCTTTACCCGTTCCTAAAAGGTTTGGTGGGAAGACAAGAGAGACTTCCCACCATCATTGTGGTGTGGTCAATTCTTCTGGCATCCATATTCTCCCTGCTATGGGTCCGAATCAACCCATTTGTGAGCAAAGGTGGCATTGTACTAGAAGTTTGCGGGCTGGATTGTAACTGA
- the LOC137729767 gene encoding large ribosomal subunit protein uL6m-like, whose protein sequence is MEAKFFRFLKIVGVGYKARAEAEGRMLYLKLGYSHEVELTVPPAVRVFCFKNNVVCCTGIDKDRVHQFAAAVRSCKPPEVYKGKGIMYVDEVIKKKQGKKSK, encoded by the coding sequence ATGGAAGCCAAATTTTTTCGATTTCTTAAGATTGTGGGTGTGGGTTACAAGGCCCGAGCGGAAGCCGAAGGACGCATGTTGTATCTGAAATTGGGTTACAGTCATGAGGTTGAATTGACCGTTCCTCCTGCTGTTCGGGTTTTCTGCTTCAAGAACAATGTAGTTTGCTGCACCGGAATTGATAAAGATAGGGTGCACCAGTTTGCTGCCGCCGTTCGTAGTTGTAAGCCACCCGAGGTCTACAAGGGAAAGGGTATAATGTATGTCGACGAAGTTATTAAGAAGAAGCAAGGAAAGAAGTCTAAGTGA
- the LOC137728079 gene encoding proteasome subunit beta type-5-like, giving the protein MKLDTSGLESHAPHLFGESSGFLDGVSGPPAFEVPITNDFDGFQKEAIQMVKPAKGTTTLAFIFKDGVMVAADSRASMGGYISSQSVKKIIEINPYMLGTMAGGAADCQFWHRNLGIKCRLHELANKRRISVTGASKLLANILYSYRGMGLSVGTMIAGWDETGPGLYYVDSEGGRLKGMRFSVGSGSPYAYGVLDNGYRYDMSVEEAAELARRAIYHATFRDGASGGVASVYHVGPNGWKKLSGDDVGELHYHYYPVVAGSVEQEMVEV; this is encoded by the exons ATGAAGCTTGACACTAGCGGTCTCGAATCACACGCGCCGCATCTCTTCGGCGAGAGCAGTGGGTTTCTCGACGGCGTTTCGGGTCCTCCGGCGTTCGAGGTTCCTATTACCAATGAT TTTGATGGATTTCAGAAGGAAGCTATCCAGATGGTGAAGCCTGCCAAGGGGACAACCACGCTTGCATTCATCTTCAAGGATGGAGTCATGGTTGCTGCCGATTCTCGAGCTTCAATGGGAGGATATATCT CGTCACAATCTGTGAAGAAGATTATTGAAATCAATCCGTACATGCTTGGTACAATGGCGGGAGGAGCTGCTGACTGCCAGTTTTGGCACAGAAATTTGGGGATTAAG TGTCGGCTTCATGAGTTAGCAAATAAGCGCAGAATTTCTGTTACTGGAGCATCAAAGCTGTTGGCAAATATTTTGTACTCTTACCGCGGAATGGGTCTCTCTGTTGGGACCATGATTGCTGGCTGGGACGAAACA GGTCCTGGACTGTATTATGTTGACAGTGAGGGAGGCCGTTTGAAAGGAATGAGGTTTTCTGTTGGTTCAGGCTCGCCTTACGCTTATGGTGTTCTGGATAATGG GTACCGGTATGACATGTCAGTCGAAGAAGCTGCTGAGTTGGCTAGAAGAGCTATCTATCATGCAACATTCCGCGATGGGGCCAGCGGGGGAGTGGCAAGCG TCTATCACGTGGGGCCAAACGGATGGAAGAAGCTGTCCGGAGACGATGTTGGGGAACTTCACTACCACTATTACCCTGTAGTGGCAGGCTCTGTTGAACAAGAAATGGTTGAAGTCTGA